A DNA window from Hordeum vulgare subsp. vulgare chromosome 1H, MorexV3_pseudomolecules_assembly, whole genome shotgun sequence contains the following coding sequences:
- the LOC123411477 gene encoding 14 kDa proline-rich protein DC2.15-like — translation MAMVAKAALLLAMVVVASATYCPPPPAPVPVPRYGSCPQNALKLHVCANVLNLVKAKIGVPPTEPCCSLLEGLVNLDAAVCLCTAIKANVLGIHLNIPIDLSLILNNCGKICPADFQCIH, via the coding sequence ATGGCCATGGTAGCGAAAGCCGCGCTCCTCCTGGCCATGGTGGTCGTGGCAAGCGCCACCTACTGTCCCCCGCCGCCGGCGCCGGTGCCGGTGCCCCGCTACGGCTCGTGCCCCCAGAACGCGCTGAAGCTGCACGTGTGTGCCAACGTGCTGAACCTGGTAAAGGCCAAGATCGGCGTGCCGCCAACGGAGCCCTGCTGCTCGCTCCTCGAAGGGCTCGTCAACCTGGACGCCGCCGTCTGCCTTTGCACCGCCATCAAGGCCAACGTGCTCGGCATCCACCTCAACATCCCCATCGACCTTAGCCTCATCCTGAACAACTGCGGCAAGATCTGCCCCGCCGACTTCCAGTGCATCCACTAG